One genomic window of Undibacterium cyanobacteriorum includes the following:
- a CDS encoding HAD family hydrolase yields MMEIKAIVFDLDDTLWPLRPLIAAAEKHLYDWLVQQLPSIGERETVESLRARRMELIPQDPRFSYDLWALRHAALTELLVEHQADQALADHGMQVFAHARNQVSLFDEVQESLAFLQQHLPLATISNGFADLKAIGLQSHFQFSLAAHEVGCAKPDRRIFQEALDRLQLPAEQVLYVGDDLRLDVEGAQALGMRAAWMNRYRIDLEETAHAHVKPDLIVHDLHPLKSLVK; encoded by the coding sequence ATGATGGAAATTAAGGCGATAGTCTTTGATCTTGATGATACTTTGTGGCCATTGCGACCCTTGATCGCCGCCGCTGAAAAGCATTTGTATGATTGGCTCGTGCAGCAGCTGCCCAGCATTGGGGAACGCGAGACTGTCGAGAGTTTGCGTGCTCGGCGCATGGAGTTGATCCCACAAGATCCACGTTTTTCCTACGACCTTTGGGCCTTACGTCATGCTGCTTTAACTGAACTGCTGGTCGAGCATCAAGCTGATCAAGCCTTGGCCGATCATGGGATGCAAGTGTTTGCCCATGCGCGTAATCAAGTGAGCCTATTTGATGAAGTGCAGGAGTCCCTTGCCTTTCTACAGCAACATCTGCCATTGGCGACGATCTCAAATGGCTTTGCAGATTTGAAAGCGATCGGTTTGCAATCACATTTTCAGTTCAGTTTGGCGGCACATGAGGTCGGTTGCGCCAAGCCTGATCGCCGTATTTTTCAAGAGGCTTTAGATCGCTTGCAACTGCCCGCAGAGCAGGTCTTGTATGTTGGCGATGATTTAAGACTTGATGTCGAAGGTGCACAGGCTTTGGGGATGCGCGCTGCTTGGATGAATCGGTATAGAATAGATCTAGAAGAGACAGCGCACGCCCATGTTAAACCTGATTTGATTGTGCACGATTTACATCCATTGAAATCGCTCGTAAAGTGA
- a CDS encoding FAD-dependent oxidoreductase, with protein sequence MKTILIAGAGIAGLASAIHLHRQGHQVTVYEHVADPTPVGAGILLQPSGQAQLARLGLLEQVESLAARVQSLQGYSGTWCTLDLHYQDVDPTWYGLGVHRANLHAVLWNAARELGITIYTGTAIESFQQDAQAVIVDVKHGTHSEFLRADALVIANGTRSHLRELLPIVQSYRPYPWGAFWSVLDVEQWDFPDILMQHYRGAAIMAGMLPTGRNPGTGKTCYSLFWSLPRAQFSLYQEQGWPGLIRRIEQVWPEVAQILAQQHPAISSDAVSYQALGKSIAIAEYADVRLKAYHHQRVVVLGDAAHAMSPQLGQGANMALIDAAVLAECLGAHGDVVSAFEQFTARRRRHMAYYQMASKWMTPLYQSHYPIGFMRDLGTSLGRRIPFLYKQYLLTLCGAKQGLFDWQAKQDAL encoded by the coding sequence ATGAAAACTATTCTTATTGCAGGTGCTGGAATTGCAGGCTTAGCGAGCGCAATTCACCTGCATCGCCAAGGTCATCAGGTGACGGTGTATGAGCATGTGGCTGATCCGACGCCAGTTGGCGCAGGCATTTTGCTGCAGCCGAGCGGACAAGCCCAATTGGCACGCTTAGGATTGCTGGAGCAAGTCGAGAGCCTTGCTGCGCGTGTACAGAGTTTGCAAGGGTATTCTGGCACATGGTGCACTTTGGATTTGCATTATCAAGATGTTGATCCTACGTGGTATGGGCTTGGCGTTCATCGAGCGAATTTGCATGCAGTGCTGTGGAATGCAGCGCGTGAATTGGGGATCACGATCTATACCGGCACGGCGATTGAAAGCTTTCAACAAGATGCGCAAGCAGTCATTGTCGATGTTAAACATGGTACTCACTCTGAGTTTTTGAGAGCTGATGCGCTTGTGATCGCCAACGGTACTCGTTCCCATCTGCGTGAATTATTGCCCATCGTGCAGTCCTATCGTCCTTATCCTTGGGGTGCTTTTTGGTCGGTCTTGGATGTGGAACAGTGGGACTTTCCTGATATCCTGATGCAGCATTATCGCGGCGCGGCGATCATGGCGGGGATGCTGCCAACGGGGCGCAATCCCGGTACAGGAAAGACCTGCTACTCATTGTTTTGGAGTTTGCCGCGTGCCCAGTTTTCGCTCTATCAAGAACAAGGATGGCCGGGGCTGATTCGGCGCATCGAACAAGTATGGCCAGAAGTCGCACAGATACTGGCTCAACAGCATCCAGCCATCTCTAGCGATGCAGTTTCCTATCAAGCTCTTGGGAAGTCCATTGCGATTGCAGAGTATGCCGATGTTCGCCTGAAAGCCTACCATCACCAGCGTGTTGTTGTCTTAGGTGATGCGGCTCACGCAATGAGTCCACAGCTAGGGCAGGGCGCGAATATGGCCTTGATTGATGCCGCGGTTTTAGCTGAGTGCCTAGGAGCGCATGGCGATGTGGTATCAGCATTCGAACAATTTACCGCGCGTCGGCGGCGCCATATGGCTTATTATCAAATGGCGAGTAAGTGGATGACGCCGCTGTATCAATCACATTATCCAATTGGCTTCATGCGCGACCTCGGCACCAGTTTGGGGCGACGCATTCCATTTTTGTATAAGCAGTACTTATTGACCTTGTGCGGTGCCAAGCAAGGGCTGTTTGATTGGCAGGCAAAGCAAGATGCGCTTTGA